A window from Fragaria vesca subsp. vesca linkage group LG5, FraVesHawaii_1.0, whole genome shotgun sequence encodes these proteins:
- the LOC101296010 gene encoding protein NIM1-INTERACTING 2-like, protein MDAEKRKRDDEGRIDGKRAKPEEDNGTVVTEEEVEEFFTILRRIQVAARQFGKPDGDAGRKLTTSKKLRLSFEARDFEEEKRPDADSGFDLNLDPAASEES, encoded by the coding sequence ATGGATGCAGAAAAGCGAAAGCGCGACGATGAGGGCAGAATTGACGGGAAGAGAGCGAAACCGGAGGAAGATAACGGCACGGTGGTGACGGAGGAGGAGGTGGAGGAGTTCTTTACCATACTCAGGAGGATACAAGTGGCAGCCAGGCAGTTTGGGAAACCTGACGGAGATGCTGGCCGTAAGTTGACTACGTCCAAGAAATTGAGGCTCTCTTTCGAAGCAAGAGACTTTGAGGAAGAGAAAAGGCCGGATGCGGATTCGGGTTTCGATCTCAATTTGGATCCTGCTGCTTCGGAAGAAAGCTAA
- the LOC101295334 gene encoding putative DNA repair protein RAD23-3-like: protein MKIFVKTLKGTHFEIQVQPQDSVVDVKKSIETSQGLTVYPAAQQMLIHQGKVLKDDTTLEENKVSENSFVVIMLTKSKSSSSEGSSASTAATTKAPQPSTPSPAPTVTSTTPQAPVLTPASVTTPVSGPSAATEPASVTTPVSVPSAATDLDYGQAASDLVAGNNLEGTIQHILDMGGGTWDRDTVVRALRAAFNNPARAIDYLYSGIPEQPEAPAAAPTRVSGEAANVSAPQSAQPASVPSTGPNANPLDLFPQGLPNLGAAAGAGAGTGVGDLDFLRDSPQFQALRAMVQANPHILQPMLQELGKQNPQLVRLIQQHQADFLRLINEPVEGGEGDVLGQLDAAMPQAITVTPEEREAIERLEAMGFDRALVLEVFVACNRNEELAANYLLDHMHEFED from the exons ATGAAGATCTTCGTGAAGACTCTCAAGGGGACTCACTTCGAAATCCAAGTCCAGCCTCAGGACTCG GTTGTTGATGTGAAGAAGTCAATAGAAACTTCTCAAGGTTTGACTGTGTATCCCGCTGCACAACAGATGCTAATCCATCAAGGGAAAGTACTTAAGGATGACACAACATTGGAAGAAAACAAAGTTTCGGAGAATAGCTTTGTTGTGATAATGTTGACGAAG AGTAAGAGCTCATCTAGTGAGGGTTCAAGTGCGTCAACTGCGGCTACGACTAAG GCCCCACAGCCCAGTACACCTTCACCTGCTCCAACTGTGACATCCACGACACCTCAGGCTCCTGTCTTAAC GCCGGCATCAGTTACCACACCAGTTTCTGGCCCTTCGGCAGCAACAGA GCCGGCATCAGTTACCACGCCAGTTTCTGTCCCTTCGGCGGCAACAGA TTTGGACTATGGCCAAGCAGCATCTGATCTGGTAGCTGGAAACAATTTGGAGGGAACAATTCAGCACATTCTGGACATGGGTGGAGGAACCTGGGACAGAGATACTGTTGTACGTGCTCTTCGTGCTGCGTTCAACAACCCAGCTAGAGCAATTGATTACTTGTATTCA GGTATCCCTGAGCAACCTGAAGCTCCAGCTGCAGCTCCTACTCGTGTGAGTGGTGAAGCTGCAAACGTTTCAGCTCCCCAATCAGCACAACCAGCATCTGTTCCTTCAACAGGACCTAATGCCAACCCTTTAGACCTCTTCCCACAG GGTCTTCCGAACCTGGGTGCTGCTGCCGGCGCTGGTGCCGGCACAGGTGTAGGTGATCTTGATTTTCTGCGTGACAGCCCACAGTTCCAAGCATTGCGAGCTATGGTGCAGGCTAATCCACATATACTGCAG CCTATGCTTCAAGAGTTGGGAAAACAAAATCCTCAGCTTGTAAGGTTAATTCAACAACATCAAGCTGACTTCCTTCGCCTGATTAATGAACCTGTAGAAGGTGGAGAAGG GGATGTGTTGGGACAACTGGATGCAGCAATGCCACAAGCAATAACTGTCACTCCCGAGGAGCGTGAAGCCATAGAACGT CTTGAAGCGATGGGCTTTGATAGAGCACTTGTATTGGAGGTGTTCGTTGCATGCAACAGGAACGAAGAATTGGCTGCAAACTACCTCTTAGATCACATGCACGAGTTTGAGGATTGA
- the LOC101295623 gene encoding probable nitrite transporter At1g68570-like encodes MEKMEKDNHVHVTRKKGGLRTMPFIFANEICEKLAVVGFNANMVSYLTSQMHMPLTQAANTVTNFGGTASLTPLLGAFMADAYAGRFWTITIASIIYTVGMISLTVSAVLPKLRPPPCDYNQVCQEADGGQLAILYISLLLGALGSGGIRPCVVAFGADQFDESDPKQNTKTWSYFNWYYFVMGFSILIAVTVLVYIQDNIGWGWGLGIPTIAMFLSVVTFLIGYPLYRNLDPAGSPFTRLIQVIVAAYKKRQIPMVSDPGLLYQNDELDAPISMGGKLLHTKHMQFFDKAAIVVDQDEVKSPNLWRISTVHRVEELKSVIRMGPIWASGILLITAYSQQSTFSLSQAKTMNRHLTKSFEIPAASMSVFTMVPMLLTIAFYDRVFIPLARKVTGLDRGITFLHRMGIGFVISVLATFVAGFVELKRKKAAVDHGLVNQSQSIIPISVFWLVPQYSLHGMAEAFMSIGHLEFFYDQAPESMRSTAAALFWTAISAGNYLSTLLVSLVHKFSAGTNGSNWLPDNNLNKGKLENFYWLITLLQVANLIYYLWCAKIYTFKPIQVKGKDEAESEGKGVELANRV; translated from the exons ATGGAAAAGATGGAGAAAGATAATCATGTCCATGTTACAAGGAAAAAAGGAGGCTTGCGCACCATGCCATTCATCTTTG CTAATGAGATTTGTGAGAAGTTGGCTGTGGTGGGATTCAATGCAAACATGGTGAGCTACTTGACATCCCAGATGCATATGCCGTTAACACAAGCAGCCAACACCGTCACCAACTTCGGCGGCACCGCTAGCTTGACCCCTTTACTCGGTGCTTTCATGGCCGATGCTTACGCCGGACGCTTCTGGACTATAACAATTGCCTCCATTATTTACACCGTT GGAATGATAAGCTTGACAGTGTCGGCAGTGCTTCCAAAACTGAGGCCTCCCCCATGTGACTACAACCAAGTGTGCCAAGAAGCCGACGGCGGACAGCTTGCAATCCTATACATCTCTCTCTTACTAGGAGCTCTCGGCTCCGGCGGAATCCGACCCTGCGTGGTGGCATTCGGGGCGGACCAGTTTGACGAGAGTGATCCAAAGCAAAACACCAAGACATGGAGCTACTTCAACTGGTACTATTTTGTGATGGGGTTCTCCATACTAATTGCTGTGACAGTGCTTGTGTACATCCAGGACAATATCGGATGGGGCTGGGGGCTTGGAATTCCAACTATAGCTATGTTCCTTTCGGTTGTTACATTTTTGATTGGGTACCCTCTTTATCGGAACTTGGATCCGGCCGGGAGTCCGTTTACCCGGTTGATACAAGTGATTGTGGCTGCTTACAAGAAGAGACAGATACCTATGGTTTCTGATCCTGGCTTGCTGTATCAGAATGATGAACTTGACGCTCCTATTTCTATGGGTGGCAAGCTTCTCCATACCAAGCATATGCA ATTTTTTGACAAGGCAGCCATTGTGGTAGATCAAGACGAAGTTAAGTCACCCAACTTATGGAGGATCAGCACCGTCCATCGCGTCGAAGAACTGAAATCTGTGATCAGAATGGGACCGATATGGGCATCAGGCATACTCCTAATCACAGCCTATTCCCAACAAAGCACTTTCTCACTCAGCCAAGCAAAAACCATGAACAGACACCTCACAAAGTCCTTTGAAATCCCAGCGGCCTCCATGTCAGTGTTCACCATGGTCCCTATGCTCTTAACAATCGCATTCTACGACCGAGTTTTCATACCCCTAGCCAGAAAGGTGACAGGTTTGGACAGGGGGATCACATTCCTACACAGAATGGGAATCGGATTCGTCATTTCCGTATTGGCTACTTTCGTCGCTGGATTCGTAGAGTTGAAGCGAAAGAAGGCAGCAGTGGATCATGGTCTTGTGAATCAATCACAATCCATAATCCCCATTTCAGTGTTTTGGCTTGTGCCTCAATACAGCCTTCATGGGATGGCTGAAGCTTTCATGTCTATCGGGCACCTCGAGTTTTTCTACGACCAGGCACCAGAGAGCATGAGGAGCACTGCTGCCGCACTGTTTTGGACTGCGATATCTGCCGGGAATTATTTGAGCACCCTCTTGGTTTCCTTGGTGCACAAGTTTAGTGCCGGGACTAATGGATCCAACTGGCTACCGGATAATAATTTGAACAAGGGGAAGTTGGAAAACTTTTACTGGTTGATCACCTTGTTACAAGTTGCTAATCTGATTTACTACCTTTGGTGCGCTAAAATATATACGTTTAAGCCGATTCAGGTGAAAGGGAAAGATGAAGCTGAGTCTGAAGGAAAGGGTGTGGAGCTTGCTAATCGGGTTTAG
- the LOC101295912 gene encoding COP9 signalosome complex subunit 2-like, with the protein MGSDADMEDYGFEYSDEEPEEQDVDIENQYYNSKGLVETDPEEALSGFQEVIRMEPEKAEWGFKALKQTVKIHYRLGRYKEMMDSYREMLTYIRSAVTRNYSEKCINNIMDFVSGSASQNSGFLQEFYQTTLKALEEAKNERLWFKTNLKLCKIWFDMSEYGRMSKILKELHKSCQKEDGTDDQKKGSQLLEVYAIEIQMYTETKNNKKLKQLYQKALAIKSAIPHPRIMGIIRECGGKMHMAERQWAEAATDFFEAFKNYDEAGNQRRIQCLKYLVLANMLMQSEVNPFDGQEAKPYKNDPEILAMTNLVAAYQRNEILEFEKILKSNRKTIMDDPFIRNYIEDLLKNIRTQVLLKLIKPYTRIRIPFISKELNVPEKDVEQLLVSLILDNRIDGHIDQVNQIMERGDRSKGRKKYAAIDKWNTQLKSLSQTIGNRVY; encoded by the exons ATGGGTTCCG ATGCTGATATGGAGGATTACGGATTCGAGTACTCGGATGAAGAGCCTGAGGAGCAGGATGTTGATATCGAGAACCAGTATTACAACTCCAAAG GTTTGGTTGAGACTGATCCAGAAGAAGCGCTCTCAGGATTTCAAGAAGTAATTCGCATGGAGCCTGAGAAGGCTGAGTG GGGATTTAAAGCTTTGAAGCAAACTGTGAAGATCCATTATCGTCTCGGGAGGTATAAAGAGATGATGGATTCATACAGAGAGATGCTGACGTACATCAGATCAGCTGTGACACGGAATTACAGTGAAAAATGTATAAACAACATTATGGATTTTGTGTCTGGATCAGCTAGTCAGAACTCTGGTTTCCTGCAAGAGTTTTATCAGACTACTCTAAAGGCCCTGGAAGAGGCAAAGAACGAG AGGCTTTGGTTCAAGACAAATCTTAAGCTTTGCAAAATTTGGTTTGATATGAGTGAATATGGGCGAATGAGTAAG ATTTTGAAGGAACTCCACAAATCTTGTCAAAAAGAAGATGGTACTGATGATCAAAAGAAAGGAAGCCAACTTTTGGAGGTTTATGCAATTGAGATTCAAATGTACACCGAGACTAAAAATAACAAAAAGCTGAAG CAATTATACCAAAAGGCACTTGCAATCAAGTCAGCAATACCCCATCCTAGGATCATGGGAATAATTCGTGAGTGTGGGGGTAAGATGCATATGGCAGAGCGTCAGTGGGCAGAGGCCGCTACTGATTTCTTTGAAGCTTTTAAGAATTATGATGAAGCGGGGAACCAGAGGCGTATACAATGCTTGAA ATATTTAGTTCTGGCTAACATGCTGATGCAGTCTGAGGTTAATCCATTTGATGGTCAAGAAGCAAAGCC GTATAAAAATGATCCTGAGATCTTGGCAATGACAAATCTGGTTGCAGCATATCAACGAAATGAGATATTGGAGTTTGAAAAAATTCTGAAG AGTAACAGGAAGACAATTATGGATGATCCATTCATTCGGAACTATATTGAAGACCTATTGAAGAATATTAGGACACAAGTTTTGCTTAAACTAATCAAGCCGTACACACGAATCCGGATTCCATTCATATCAAAG GAACTTAATGTCCCTGAGAAAGATGTTGAGCAGCTCTTGGTTTCACTAATTTTAGATAACAGAATCGATGGACATATTGACCAGGTGAACCAGATCATGGAGCGTGGTGACAG GTCAAAGGGAAGGAAGAAGTATGCTGCCATAGATAAATGGAACACGCAGCTGAAGTCTCTGTCCCAAACTATTGGTAACCGAGTATATTGA